The Paramormyrops kingsleyae isolate MSU_618 chromosome 11, PKINGS_0.4, whole genome shotgun sequence genome includes a window with the following:
- the LOC111848041 gene encoding immunoglobulin superfamily member 1-like isoform X2, which translates to MSVVLLLAYTLANMMPTHAIDDIHPAKVFMKEISTVGGEVEVICSTYGFRKDPSESVYIYLCKNGIGVRRQLHNNFCENKIILKNVTKHDTGNYSCVFSKSMYKPSEVQRKGDNSVFFRVIDDFIPANIAVRDDSVREGDDVVLRCTLQDVQMLYSSTSFAYLSKDGVPEQLQTWDTEKNEAKFTIKSITKENNGNYSCVLFKSGLLTSTSMKLYGNNTVLLSARATFSDDFIPANIAVRDDSVREGDDVVLRCTLQDVQMLYSSTSFAYLSKDGVPVQLQTWNTEKNEAKFTIKSITKENNGNYSCVLFKSGLLTSMAVKLYGNNTVLLSARATFSESILAVGQVGIILLLILVIMVGVWRYRVTKKGKSKGGPEREQEEDNRNSTEIHHSVPDPEDDTFQETGSHTYESAEFSDEDETSFCDENWVYHEVEVSDYMTIGWNLSLHGVSVSSSNRENIFS; encoded by the exons ATGTCCGTCGTCCTGCTCTTAGCTT atACACTAGCAAATATGATGCCAACCCATGCAATAG ATGACATCCATCCTGCAAAGGTATTTATGAAGGAAATTTCAACAGTAGGAGGTGAAGTAGAAGTAATTTGCAGCACCTATGGATTTAGGAAAGACCCGTCAGAGTCGGTGTACATATACCTCTGCAAAAACGGAATCGGAGTAAGAAGACAATTGCACAATAATTTTTGTGAGAAcaaaattattttgaaaaatgtgACAAAACACGACACTGGCAACTACAGCTGTGTGTTTTCCAAGTCTATGTACAAACCAAGCGAAGTCCAGAGAAAAGGAGATAACTCTGTCTTTTTCCGGGTCATCG ATGATTTCATCCCAGCAAACATTGCTGTGAGGGATGACTCAGTGAGGGAAGGTGATGATGTGGTTCTAAGGTGTACCCTTCAAGATGTGCAGATGCTGTACAGTAGCACGTCCTTTGCCTACCTCAGTAAAGATGGAGTTCCTGAACAATTACAAACATGGGACACAGAGAAGAATGAAGCCAAATTCACCATTAAGAGCATCACCAAAGAGAACAATGGCAACTACAGCTGTGTTCTTTTCAAGTCAGGGTTACTCACCAGCACATCAATGAAGTTGTATGGAAATAATACTGTATTACTCTCTGCTCGTGCCACTTTTAGTG ATGATTTCATCCCAGCAAACATTGCTGTGAGGGATGACTCAGTGAGGGAAGGTGATGATGTGGTTCTAAGGTGTACCCTTCAAGATGTGCAGATGCTGTACAGTAGCACGTCCTTTGCCTACCTCAGTAAAGATGGAGTTCCCGTACAATTACAAACATGGAACACAGAGAAGAATGAAGCCAAATTCACCATTAAGAGCATCACCAAAGAGAACAATGGCAACTACAGTTGTGTTCTTTTCAAGTCAGGGTTACTCACCAGCATGGCAGTGAAGTTGTATGGAAATAATACTGTATTACTCTCTGCTCGTGCCACTTTTAGTG AGTCCATTCTAGCAGTTGGACAGGTGGGGATCATTTTACTGCTGATTCTAGTCATAATGGTTGGAGTTTGGCGGTATAGAGTGACTAAGAAAG GGAAATCCAAAGGTGGCCCTGAAAG ggaacaggaGGAGGATAATAGGAATAgcacagaaattcatcacaGTGTACCTGATCCCG AAGATGACACGTTTCAGGAGACAGGCAG CCATACATATGAATCTGCTGAATTCTCAGATGAGGATGAAACCAGCTTTTGTGATG AAAACTGGGTTTACCATGAAGTAGAGGTGAGTGACTACATGACTATAGGCTGGAATCTGTCATTACATGGGGTGTCAGTCTCATCATCTAACCgagaaaatatttttagttAG
- the LOC111848041 gene encoding immunoglobulin superfamily member 1-like isoform X4, protein MSVVLLLAYTLANMMPTHAIDDIHPAKVFMKEISTVGGEVEVICSTYGFRKDPSESVYIYLCKNGIGVRRQLHNNFCENKIILKNVTKHDTGNYSCVFSKSMYKPSEVQRKGDNSVFFRVIDDFIPANIAVRDDSVREGDDVVLRCTLQDVQMLYSSTSFAYLSKDGVPEQLQTWDTEKNEAKFTIKSITKENNGNYSCVLFKSGLLTSTSMKLYGNNTVLLSARATFSDDFIPANIAVRDDSVREGDDVVLRCTLQDVQMLYSSTSFAYLSKDGVPVQLQTWNTEKNEAKFTIKSITKENNGNYSCVLFKSGLLTSMAVKLYGNNTVLLSARATFSESILAVGQVGIILLLILVIMVGVWRYRVTKKGKSKGGPEREQEEDNRNSTEIHHSVPDPEDDTFQETGSHTYESAEFSDEDETSFCDGEAETNVFKNWVYHEVETELPTYSRVQKNNIN, encoded by the exons ATGTCCGTCGTCCTGCTCTTAGCTT atACACTAGCAAATATGATGCCAACCCATGCAATAG ATGACATCCATCCTGCAAAGGTATTTATGAAGGAAATTTCAACAGTAGGAGGTGAAGTAGAAGTAATTTGCAGCACCTATGGATTTAGGAAAGACCCGTCAGAGTCGGTGTACATATACCTCTGCAAAAACGGAATCGGAGTAAGAAGACAATTGCACAATAATTTTTGTGAGAAcaaaattattttgaaaaatgtgACAAAACACGACACTGGCAACTACAGCTGTGTGTTTTCCAAGTCTATGTACAAACCAAGCGAAGTCCAGAGAAAAGGAGATAACTCTGTCTTTTTCCGGGTCATCG ATGATTTCATCCCAGCAAACATTGCTGTGAGGGATGACTCAGTGAGGGAAGGTGATGATGTGGTTCTAAGGTGTACCCTTCAAGATGTGCAGATGCTGTACAGTAGCACGTCCTTTGCCTACCTCAGTAAAGATGGAGTTCCTGAACAATTACAAACATGGGACACAGAGAAGAATGAAGCCAAATTCACCATTAAGAGCATCACCAAAGAGAACAATGGCAACTACAGCTGTGTTCTTTTCAAGTCAGGGTTACTCACCAGCACATCAATGAAGTTGTATGGAAATAATACTGTATTACTCTCTGCTCGTGCCACTTTTAGTG ATGATTTCATCCCAGCAAACATTGCTGTGAGGGATGACTCAGTGAGGGAAGGTGATGATGTGGTTCTAAGGTGTACCCTTCAAGATGTGCAGATGCTGTACAGTAGCACGTCCTTTGCCTACCTCAGTAAAGATGGAGTTCCCGTACAATTACAAACATGGAACACAGAGAAGAATGAAGCCAAATTCACCATTAAGAGCATCACCAAAGAGAACAATGGCAACTACAGTTGTGTTCTTTTCAAGTCAGGGTTACTCACCAGCATGGCAGTGAAGTTGTATGGAAATAATACTGTATTACTCTCTGCTCGTGCCACTTTTAGTG AGTCCATTCTAGCAGTTGGACAGGTGGGGATCATTTTACTGCTGATTCTAGTCATAATGGTTGGAGTTTGGCGGTATAGAGTGACTAAGAAAG GGAAATCCAAAGGTGGCCCTGAAAG ggaacaggaGGAGGATAATAGGAATAgcacagaaattcatcacaGTGTACCTGATCCCG AAGATGACACGTTTCAGGAGACAGGCAG CCATACATATGAATCTGCTGAATTCTCAGATGAGGATGAAACCAGCTTTTGTGATGGTGAGGCTGAAACTAATGTTTTCA AAAACTGGGTTTACCATGAAGTAGAG ACAGAGTTACCCACATACAGCAGAGTACAGAAGAACAATATAAACTAA
- the LOC111848041 gene encoding immunoglobulin superfamily member 1-like isoform X6 — MSVVLLLAYTLANMMPTHAIDDIHPAKVFMKEISTVGGEVEVICSTYGFRKDPSESVYIYLCKNGIGVRRQLHNNFCENKIILKNVTKHDTGNYSCVFSKSMYKPSEVQRKGDNSVFFRVIDDFIPANIAVRDDSVREGDDVVLRCTLQDVQMLYSSTSFAYLSKDGVPEQLQTWDTEKNEAKFTIKSITKENNGNYSCVLFKSGLLTSTSMKLYGNNTVLLSARATFSDDFIPANIAVRDDSVREGDDVVLRCTLQDVQMLYSSTSFAYLSKDGVPVQLQTWNTEKNEAKFTIKSITKENNGNYSCVLFKSGLLTSMAVKLYGNNTVLLSARATFSESILAVGQVGIILLLILVIMVGVWRYRVTKKGKSKGGPEREQEEDNRNSTEIHHSVPDPEDDTFQETGSHTYESAEFSDEDETSFCDENWVYHEVEESVG; from the exons ATGTCCGTCGTCCTGCTCTTAGCTT atACACTAGCAAATATGATGCCAACCCATGCAATAG ATGACATCCATCCTGCAAAGGTATTTATGAAGGAAATTTCAACAGTAGGAGGTGAAGTAGAAGTAATTTGCAGCACCTATGGATTTAGGAAAGACCCGTCAGAGTCGGTGTACATATACCTCTGCAAAAACGGAATCGGAGTAAGAAGACAATTGCACAATAATTTTTGTGAGAAcaaaattattttgaaaaatgtgACAAAACACGACACTGGCAACTACAGCTGTGTGTTTTCCAAGTCTATGTACAAACCAAGCGAAGTCCAGAGAAAAGGAGATAACTCTGTCTTTTTCCGGGTCATCG ATGATTTCATCCCAGCAAACATTGCTGTGAGGGATGACTCAGTGAGGGAAGGTGATGATGTGGTTCTAAGGTGTACCCTTCAAGATGTGCAGATGCTGTACAGTAGCACGTCCTTTGCCTACCTCAGTAAAGATGGAGTTCCTGAACAATTACAAACATGGGACACAGAGAAGAATGAAGCCAAATTCACCATTAAGAGCATCACCAAAGAGAACAATGGCAACTACAGCTGTGTTCTTTTCAAGTCAGGGTTACTCACCAGCACATCAATGAAGTTGTATGGAAATAATACTGTATTACTCTCTGCTCGTGCCACTTTTAGTG ATGATTTCATCCCAGCAAACATTGCTGTGAGGGATGACTCAGTGAGGGAAGGTGATGATGTGGTTCTAAGGTGTACCCTTCAAGATGTGCAGATGCTGTACAGTAGCACGTCCTTTGCCTACCTCAGTAAAGATGGAGTTCCCGTACAATTACAAACATGGAACACAGAGAAGAATGAAGCCAAATTCACCATTAAGAGCATCACCAAAGAGAACAATGGCAACTACAGTTGTGTTCTTTTCAAGTCAGGGTTACTCACCAGCATGGCAGTGAAGTTGTATGGAAATAATACTGTATTACTCTCTGCTCGTGCCACTTTTAGTG AGTCCATTCTAGCAGTTGGACAGGTGGGGATCATTTTACTGCTGATTCTAGTCATAATGGTTGGAGTTTGGCGGTATAGAGTGACTAAGAAAG GGAAATCCAAAGGTGGCCCTGAAAG ggaacaggaGGAGGATAATAGGAATAgcacagaaattcatcacaGTGTACCTGATCCCG AAGATGACACGTTTCAGGAGACAGGCAG CCATACATATGAATCTGCTGAATTCTCAGATGAGGATGAAACCAGCTTTTGTGATG AAAACTGGGTTTACCATGAAGTAGAG gAAAGCGTAGGCTAA
- the LOC111848041 gene encoding immunoglobulin superfamily member 1-like isoform X1, translated as MSVVLLLAYTLANMMPTHAIDDIHPAKVFMKEISTVGGEVEVICSTYGFRKDPSESVYIYLCKNGIGVRRQLHNNFCENKIILKNVTKHDTGNYSCVFSKSMYKPSEVQRKGDNSVFFRVIDDFIPANIAVRDDSVREGDDVVLRCTLQDVQMLYSSTSFAYLSKDGVPEQLQTWDTEKNEAKFTIKSITKENNGNYSCVLFKSGLLTSTSMKLYGNNTVLLSARATFSDDFIPANIAVRDDSVREGDDVVLRCTLQDVQMLYSSTSFAYLSKDGVPVQLQTWNTEKNEAKFTIKSITKENNGNYSCVLFKSGLLTSMAVKLYGNNTVLLSARATFSESILAVGQVGIILLLILVIMVGVWRYRVTKKGKSKGGPEREQEEDNRNSTEIHHSVPDPEDDTFQETGSHTYESAEFSDEDETSFCDGEAETNVFKNWVYHEVEVSDYMTIGWNLSLHGVSVSSSNRENIFS; from the exons ATGTCCGTCGTCCTGCTCTTAGCTT atACACTAGCAAATATGATGCCAACCCATGCAATAG ATGACATCCATCCTGCAAAGGTATTTATGAAGGAAATTTCAACAGTAGGAGGTGAAGTAGAAGTAATTTGCAGCACCTATGGATTTAGGAAAGACCCGTCAGAGTCGGTGTACATATACCTCTGCAAAAACGGAATCGGAGTAAGAAGACAATTGCACAATAATTTTTGTGAGAAcaaaattattttgaaaaatgtgACAAAACACGACACTGGCAACTACAGCTGTGTGTTTTCCAAGTCTATGTACAAACCAAGCGAAGTCCAGAGAAAAGGAGATAACTCTGTCTTTTTCCGGGTCATCG ATGATTTCATCCCAGCAAACATTGCTGTGAGGGATGACTCAGTGAGGGAAGGTGATGATGTGGTTCTAAGGTGTACCCTTCAAGATGTGCAGATGCTGTACAGTAGCACGTCCTTTGCCTACCTCAGTAAAGATGGAGTTCCTGAACAATTACAAACATGGGACACAGAGAAGAATGAAGCCAAATTCACCATTAAGAGCATCACCAAAGAGAACAATGGCAACTACAGCTGTGTTCTTTTCAAGTCAGGGTTACTCACCAGCACATCAATGAAGTTGTATGGAAATAATACTGTATTACTCTCTGCTCGTGCCACTTTTAGTG ATGATTTCATCCCAGCAAACATTGCTGTGAGGGATGACTCAGTGAGGGAAGGTGATGATGTGGTTCTAAGGTGTACCCTTCAAGATGTGCAGATGCTGTACAGTAGCACGTCCTTTGCCTACCTCAGTAAAGATGGAGTTCCCGTACAATTACAAACATGGAACACAGAGAAGAATGAAGCCAAATTCACCATTAAGAGCATCACCAAAGAGAACAATGGCAACTACAGTTGTGTTCTTTTCAAGTCAGGGTTACTCACCAGCATGGCAGTGAAGTTGTATGGAAATAATACTGTATTACTCTCTGCTCGTGCCACTTTTAGTG AGTCCATTCTAGCAGTTGGACAGGTGGGGATCATTTTACTGCTGATTCTAGTCATAATGGTTGGAGTTTGGCGGTATAGAGTGACTAAGAAAG GGAAATCCAAAGGTGGCCCTGAAAG ggaacaggaGGAGGATAATAGGAATAgcacagaaattcatcacaGTGTACCTGATCCCG AAGATGACACGTTTCAGGAGACAGGCAG CCATACATATGAATCTGCTGAATTCTCAGATGAGGATGAAACCAGCTTTTGTGATGGTGAGGCTGAAACTAATGTTTTCA AAAACTGGGTTTACCATGAAGTAGAGGTGAGTGACTACATGACTATAGGCTGGAATCTGTCATTACATGGGGTGTCAGTCTCATCATCTAACCgagaaaatatttttagttAG
- the LOC111848041 gene encoding immunoglobulin superfamily member 1-like isoform X3 — translation MSVVLLLAYDIHPAKVFMKEISTVGGEVEVICSTYGFRKDPSESVYIYLCKNGIGVRRQLHNNFCENKIILKNVTKHDTGNYSCVFSKSMYKPSEVQRKGDNSVFFRVIDDFIPANIAVRDDSVREGDDVVLRCTLQDVQMLYSSTSFAYLSKDGVPEQLQTWDTEKNEAKFTIKSITKENNGNYSCVLFKSGLLTSTSMKLYGNNTVLLSARATFSDDFIPANIAVRDDSVREGDDVVLRCTLQDVQMLYSSTSFAYLSKDGVPVQLQTWNTEKNEAKFTIKSITKENNGNYSCVLFKSGLLTSMAVKLYGNNTVLLSARATFSESILAVGQVGIILLLILVIMVGVWRYRVTKKGKSKGGPEREQEEDNRNSTEIHHSVPDPEDDTFQETGSHTYESAEFSDEDETSFCDGEAETNVFKNWVYHEVEVSDYMTIGWNLSLHGVSVSSSNRENIFS, via the exons ATGTCCGTCGTCCTGCTCTTAGCTT ATGACATCCATCCTGCAAAGGTATTTATGAAGGAAATTTCAACAGTAGGAGGTGAAGTAGAAGTAATTTGCAGCACCTATGGATTTAGGAAAGACCCGTCAGAGTCGGTGTACATATACCTCTGCAAAAACGGAATCGGAGTAAGAAGACAATTGCACAATAATTTTTGTGAGAAcaaaattattttgaaaaatgtgACAAAACACGACACTGGCAACTACAGCTGTGTGTTTTCCAAGTCTATGTACAAACCAAGCGAAGTCCAGAGAAAAGGAGATAACTCTGTCTTTTTCCGGGTCATCG ATGATTTCATCCCAGCAAACATTGCTGTGAGGGATGACTCAGTGAGGGAAGGTGATGATGTGGTTCTAAGGTGTACCCTTCAAGATGTGCAGATGCTGTACAGTAGCACGTCCTTTGCCTACCTCAGTAAAGATGGAGTTCCTGAACAATTACAAACATGGGACACAGAGAAGAATGAAGCCAAATTCACCATTAAGAGCATCACCAAAGAGAACAATGGCAACTACAGCTGTGTTCTTTTCAAGTCAGGGTTACTCACCAGCACATCAATGAAGTTGTATGGAAATAATACTGTATTACTCTCTGCTCGTGCCACTTTTAGTG ATGATTTCATCCCAGCAAACATTGCTGTGAGGGATGACTCAGTGAGGGAAGGTGATGATGTGGTTCTAAGGTGTACCCTTCAAGATGTGCAGATGCTGTACAGTAGCACGTCCTTTGCCTACCTCAGTAAAGATGGAGTTCCCGTACAATTACAAACATGGAACACAGAGAAGAATGAAGCCAAATTCACCATTAAGAGCATCACCAAAGAGAACAATGGCAACTACAGTTGTGTTCTTTTCAAGTCAGGGTTACTCACCAGCATGGCAGTGAAGTTGTATGGAAATAATACTGTATTACTCTCTGCTCGTGCCACTTTTAGTG AGTCCATTCTAGCAGTTGGACAGGTGGGGATCATTTTACTGCTGATTCTAGTCATAATGGTTGGAGTTTGGCGGTATAGAGTGACTAAGAAAG GGAAATCCAAAGGTGGCCCTGAAAG ggaacaggaGGAGGATAATAGGAATAgcacagaaattcatcacaGTGTACCTGATCCCG AAGATGACACGTTTCAGGAGACAGGCAG CCATACATATGAATCTGCTGAATTCTCAGATGAGGATGAAACCAGCTTTTGTGATGGTGAGGCTGAAACTAATGTTTTCA AAAACTGGGTTTACCATGAAGTAGAGGTGAGTGACTACATGACTATAGGCTGGAATCTGTCATTACATGGGGTGTCAGTCTCATCATCTAACCgagaaaatatttttagttAG
- the LOC111848041 gene encoding immunoglobulin superfamily member 1-like isoform X5 has protein sequence MSVVLLLAYTLANMMPTHAIDDIHPAKVFMKEISTVGGEVEVICSTYGFRKDPSESVYIYLCKNGIGVRRQLHNNFCENKIILKNVTKHDTGNYSCVFSKSMYKPSEVQRKGDNSVFFRVIDDFIPANIAVRDDSVREGDDVVLRCTLQDVQMLYSSTSFAYLSKDGVPEQLQTWDTEKNEAKFTIKSITKENNGNYSCVLFKSGLLTSTSMKLYGNNTVLLSARATFSDDFIPANIAVRDDSVREGDDVVLRCTLQDVQMLYSSTSFAYLSKDGVPVQLQTWNTEKNEAKFTIKSITKENNGNYSCVLFKSGLLTSMAVKLYGNNTVLLSARATFSESILAVGQVGIILLLILVIMVGVWRYRVTKKGKSKGGPEREQEEDNRNSTEIHHSVPDPEDDTFQETGSHTYESAEFSDEDETSFCDENWVYHEVETELPTYSRVQKNNIN, from the exons ATGTCCGTCGTCCTGCTCTTAGCTT atACACTAGCAAATATGATGCCAACCCATGCAATAG ATGACATCCATCCTGCAAAGGTATTTATGAAGGAAATTTCAACAGTAGGAGGTGAAGTAGAAGTAATTTGCAGCACCTATGGATTTAGGAAAGACCCGTCAGAGTCGGTGTACATATACCTCTGCAAAAACGGAATCGGAGTAAGAAGACAATTGCACAATAATTTTTGTGAGAAcaaaattattttgaaaaatgtgACAAAACACGACACTGGCAACTACAGCTGTGTGTTTTCCAAGTCTATGTACAAACCAAGCGAAGTCCAGAGAAAAGGAGATAACTCTGTCTTTTTCCGGGTCATCG ATGATTTCATCCCAGCAAACATTGCTGTGAGGGATGACTCAGTGAGGGAAGGTGATGATGTGGTTCTAAGGTGTACCCTTCAAGATGTGCAGATGCTGTACAGTAGCACGTCCTTTGCCTACCTCAGTAAAGATGGAGTTCCTGAACAATTACAAACATGGGACACAGAGAAGAATGAAGCCAAATTCACCATTAAGAGCATCACCAAAGAGAACAATGGCAACTACAGCTGTGTTCTTTTCAAGTCAGGGTTACTCACCAGCACATCAATGAAGTTGTATGGAAATAATACTGTATTACTCTCTGCTCGTGCCACTTTTAGTG ATGATTTCATCCCAGCAAACATTGCTGTGAGGGATGACTCAGTGAGGGAAGGTGATGATGTGGTTCTAAGGTGTACCCTTCAAGATGTGCAGATGCTGTACAGTAGCACGTCCTTTGCCTACCTCAGTAAAGATGGAGTTCCCGTACAATTACAAACATGGAACACAGAGAAGAATGAAGCCAAATTCACCATTAAGAGCATCACCAAAGAGAACAATGGCAACTACAGTTGTGTTCTTTTCAAGTCAGGGTTACTCACCAGCATGGCAGTGAAGTTGTATGGAAATAATACTGTATTACTCTCTGCTCGTGCCACTTTTAGTG AGTCCATTCTAGCAGTTGGACAGGTGGGGATCATTTTACTGCTGATTCTAGTCATAATGGTTGGAGTTTGGCGGTATAGAGTGACTAAGAAAG GGAAATCCAAAGGTGGCCCTGAAAG ggaacaggaGGAGGATAATAGGAATAgcacagaaattcatcacaGTGTACCTGATCCCG AAGATGACACGTTTCAGGAGACAGGCAG CCATACATATGAATCTGCTGAATTCTCAGATGAGGATGAAACCAGCTTTTGTGATG AAAACTGGGTTTACCATGAAGTAGAG ACAGAGTTACCCACATACAGCAGAGTACAGAAGAACAATATAAACTAA
- the chrna5 gene encoding neuronal acetylcholine receptor subunit alpha-5, whose product MLRAVQLAEALFLLSCCRYLCLCHATPKLSSYAKMEDRLLKHLFGNYQKWVRPVEHLNGTVQVKFGLAISQLVDVDEKNQLMTTNVWMKQEWVDMKLRWNPDDFLGITSIRVPSDSIWVPDIVLYDNADGHFEGSMTKSVIKYDGTVLWKPPANYKSACTIDVTFFPFDRQNCSMKFGSWTYDGSQVDILLEDFHVDKHDYFDNGEWEIVTATGIRSIRTDGSCFYPFITYSFIIRRLPLFYTLFLIIPCIGLSFLTILVFYLPSNSGEKISLCTSVLVSLTVFLLVIEEIIPSSSKVIPLIGEYLVFTMIFVTLSIVITVFVINIHHRSSSAHHNMAPWVRHIFLHQLPKLLCMRSHADRYTTPGGTKGGAGKVGARITRCKTIPLLSSKDGLQAALESIRYITLHVAREDEVREVVQNWKFVAQVLDRVFLWTFLLVSVLGSALLFIPVVYNWANIVVPNYAGQKG is encoded by the exons ATGCTGAGGGCAGTACAACTGGCCGAGGCCCTGTTCCTACTCTCGTGCTGCCGCTACCTCTGCCTGTGTCATG CAACACCCAAGCTGTCCTCTTATGCCAAAATGGAGGACCGGTTACTCAAGCACCTCTTCGGCAATTACCAGAAGTGGGTGAGACCAGTGGAGCACCTGAATGGAACGGTACAGGTCAAATTTGGACTCGCCATATCCCAGCTGGTAGATGTG GATGAGAAGAACCAGCTGATGACAACAAATGTGTGGATGAAACAG GAATGGGTTGATATGAAGCTACGGTGGAATCCGGATGATTTCTTGGGAATAACATCAATCCGTGTCCCTTCAGATTCCATCTGGGTTCCAGACATTGTCCTGTATGACAA TGCGGATGGTCATTTTGAGGGGTCTATGACAAAGAGTGTGATCAAGTACGACGGTACCGTCTTGTGGAAGCCCCCTGCTAATTACAAGTCAGCCTGCACTATAGATGTCACTTTCTTCCCTTTTGACCGGCAGAATTGTTCTATGAAGTTCGGCTCTTGGACATACGATGGCTCACAG GTGGATATTCTTCTCGAGGACTTCCACGTGGACAAACATGACTATTTTGACAATGGCGAGTGGGAGATCGTAACAGCCACTGGCATTCGCAGTATAAGGACGGATGGATCCTGCTTCTATCCCTTTATTACTTACTCTTTCATCATCCGAAGATTACCACTCTTCTATACACTGTTCCTCATCATACCATGCATAGGCCTCTCCTTTCTCACTATCCTAGTTTTCTACTTGCCCTCCAACAGTGGCGAAAAGATCTCCCTCTGCACCTCAGTGCTGGTGTCACTCACTGTCTTCCTGCTGGTAATTGAAGAGATCATCCCATCATCCTCCAAGGTCATCCCCCTTATCGGGGAGTATCTGGTGTTTACCATGATCTTTGTTACGCTTTCCATTGTCATCACCGTCTTTGTCATAAACATCCACCACCGCTCATCCTCAGCACACCACAACATGGCACCCTGGGTGCGCCACATATTTCTGCACCAGCTGCCCAAGCTGCTCTGCATGCGCAGCCATGCAGACCGCTACACAACCCCTggaggcacaaaggggggtgcAGGTAAAGTTGGGGCCAGGATCACCAGGTGCAAGACAAtacctctcctctcctccaaGGATGGACTGCAAGCAGCTCTGGAGTCCATCCGCTACATCACCTTGCATGTGGCTAGAGAGGATGAGGTCAGAGAG GTAGTACAGAACTGGAAATTTGTGGCCCAGGTCCTCGACCGAGTTTTCCTGTGGACATTCCTCTTGGTTTCAGTGCTGGGTTCTGCCTTGCTCTTCATCCCCGTTGTATACAACTGGGCCAACATTGTTGTCCCCAACTATGCTGGACAGAAGGGCTGA